Genomic window (Granulicella arctica):
GTCGAGGTAATGTTCACCACGGACGGCAGCGCCTTCTTATAAACAGCGATATTCTGCTGCTCCTCCGTGTCGAACGCCGGAGCCGCCGAAGCAGTCGTCAACTCCAGGGGACCGGTAATAGCACCCGTCGCCCCCTCCGTCGCAGCGGCCAGCGGAGCAACCGTGTGATGTACCCACTGCGAGAGCGCGCCCGACGTTTGCACATGGGTCGTCACATAGTAAAAGCCGGAGAGCAGCAGCAGGACCAGCAACACAGGACGCAGCTTCATAGTTGAGACACTCACTTCTAATATTGAGCGGAAAGTAGCCGCTCGTGCTCTCTATTGTAGTCAGGAACCGGCTATCGTGGCCTTGACGAGCTCGCTCCAGACCTGTCGTACCTGTGCCTCCAGCGCCGCCAGATCGCCGTCATTTCTCAGCACGAAGTCACACTGCGGAGCCTTCACCTCATCGGTAATCTGGAGCGCAAGCCTGCGCTGCGCCTCGGCCTCGAACGCCTGTTTCGTCTCGGCAGAGGCCCCTGCTCGCTCCACAAACCGCACGACCTTCAGCGAGTCAGGAGCTGTCACCAGCACCAGCCGATCGAACCGCTCCCTCCACCCGGACGGCCCACCATACTTCGTCTCAAAGAGCAGCGCCGACTCAATCACGACAACGGAGTTGGCGGCCAAACCACGCATCAACTCCTCCTGCCGCGCGATCACCGCAGGATGAACGATCGCATTCAGCGCCTCCACGCCGCCCTCCGCGAACGCTGCACGGGCCAGTGCCGGTCTATCCAGACGGCCATCAGCCATCACAAAGGCGCTACCAAAGCGCTCCACAATCGCCCGATAGACAGCCTGACCCGGCTGCATCAGCTCTCGTCCAATCGCGTCCGACTGCAGCACCACCGCGCCACACTCGCCGAACATCTGCGCAGCCGTTGACTTCCCCGACCCCAATCCTCCGGTGAGCCCAACTCGCAGCATCGTTCTAGCCCACCATCGCGGCAACGAGCGGGCCAGTCTCCAACCCGCGCCGCAGCTTCGCAGCCATCACCGTGTTTGCCATCAGCATGGCAATCGTCAACGCGCCGACACCACCCGGAACCGGGGTATACGCCCCAGAGATCGCAAAGGCCGATGGGTGAAAGTCCCCCACAACAACCGAACCGCGCTTCGCGAAGGTAGCCGCCCGCGCAGCATCGCCTGGAAACAGCTCTTCAACGCGCGCAGCATCCGTGATCCGATTGATGCCTACATCGATCAGCGTAGCGCCCGGCTTCACCATGTCGGCCGTAATAAAGCCAGGCTGCCCAATCGCAACCACAAGCAGGTCCGCCTCCCTCGTGTAGCGGGGCAGGTTCTTCGTCAGATGGTGACAGACCGTTACCGTTGCCGAGGTATTCAGCAGCATCACCGCCGTAGGCTTGCCCACGATGTCCGACCGGCCAACCACAACAGCGTTCTTTCCAACAACTGAAATCTCGCTTCGCCTCAGGATCTGCATGATCCCCGCCGGCGTACACGGAGCCAATCCCGGCTGTCCACTCAGCAGGCGACCCGCATTAAGTGGGTGAAACCCGTCCACATCCTTATTCGGCATCACCGCCTCGAGCAGACGTCGCGTATCGACATGCTTCGGCAAGGGCAGCTGGATCAAAATGCCATCAATATCGTCGCGAGCGTTCAATCCCTCAACCAGCGACAGCATCTGCTCCGTCGTGATCGTCTCCGGAGGCGTCAGCATCTCGCTGTAAA
Coding sequences:
- the coaE gene encoding dephospho-CoA kinase (Dephospho-CoA kinase (CoaE) performs the final step in coenzyme A biosynthesis.), which produces MLRVGLTGGLGSGKSTAAQMFGECGAVVLQSDAIGRELMQPGQAVYRAIVERFGSAFVMADGRLDRPALARAAFAEGGVEALNAIVHPAVIARQEELMRGLAANSVVVIESALLFETKYGGPSGWRERFDRLVLVTAPDSLKVVRFVERAGASAETKQAFEAEAQRRLALQITDEVKAPQCDFVLRNDGDLAALEAQVRQVWSELVKATIAGS
- a CDS encoding bifunctional 5,10-methylenetetrahydrofolate dehydrogenase/5,10-methenyltetrahydrofolate cyclohydrolase; its protein translation is MSVGPKILDGILIAAEIKAEVGVEVRELAAQGIIPGLAVILVGHVPASEIYVRSKVKTCGELGIYSEMLTPPETITTEQMLSLVEGLNARDDIDGILIQLPLPKHVDTRRLLEAVMPNKDVDGFHPLNAGRLLSGQPGLAPCTPAGIMQILRRSEISVVGKNAVVVGRSDIVGKPTAVMLLNTSATVTVCHHLTKNLPRYTREADLLVVAIGQPGFITADMVKPGATLIDVGINRITDAARVEELFPGDAARAATFAKRGSVVVGDFHPSAFAISGAYTPVPGGVGALTIAMLMANTVMAAKLRRGLETGPLVAAMVG